Genomic DNA from Desulfuromonas versatilis:
CACCTCACGGTTGAAGCTCAACTGCGGGACCTTGAGCAGGATCAGGGCCGGCAGCGAGACGTACAGCGCGAACATGTTGAGGACCTGGGCCGAGTCGGCCGGGAAGGCCTCGAGGCGCCGGAACAGCATCCCCAGGGTGACGAACACCCCGATCAGTACGAAGTTATCCATGGCAGGTTAATCCGCGCCCCCGGGTTCCGGCTCAGGGGACAGCGATCAGCCCTTTCTCCCGCAGCTCGGCGAGCAGCGCCTCGCCCTGGGCGAGGCTGTCGAAAATGATCGCGGAGGTCATGGTGGCCGAGGTGACCGCGTCGATCTTGGGGTCGAATGGGGGCGGCGCGCTGAGGTAGGTCCCGACCACGCGGCGGCGCATGATTTCCACCTCCGCGGCGGTCCAGACATGGTTCTTGTACTTGGTCAGGTGCAGCGGTTCGAAGCCGACCACCTTTCCCGTCGGCTCGAAAACGTAGATGAAGTGCACGTCGTGGCAGATGTCGCAGACCGCGCTGCGGCTGGTCACTTCGGCGAACAGGCGGCGGCGCTCCTCGCCCTGCTGCATCAGCGCGGTGTAGACGCGGCGGCCGCTGCGCAGATCAAGGGGCATGACGTTGAGGATCCGCCCGCCGGTGTTGATAAAGGCGTTGCGCACCCGCAAATCCAGCTCCTGTTCGGAGAACATGGAGGTCACGGCGCTGCGCACCTTCACCGCAGCCTCCCCCTGGCGACGCAGTTCCTCGAGATCGGCGCCGGCCAGGCGCTGCAACTCCGCCAGCAGCTGTTCATGGTCGAAGTTGGTGCCGAGGTGGGTGCCGGCCACCACCCCCTCGCTGCCCGGGCGATCCTGGCGGACGTAGATGGAAAACGGCGTGGCCTGCCCGCCCAGGGCGCGGTAGATGGTGAAACGCGGATCGGGCAGCACCGGGAAGCGCACCTGGAACTTCTCGACAAAGGCGCCGACCTCCTCGGGGACGTTGCCCACCGCCACCGCCAGCAGCTTGATCCGGCCGCGGGTGGCGGGGTTCTCCTCGATCAGCTCGACCAGCCGGTTGTAGGGACGGGTCTGCATCTGGCAATGCAGGCAGTGCACGTTGAGCAACTCAACCAGCACCAGTTCGGCCTTGACCCCGCTCAGCGCGAAGCTCTCCCCCGGGGCAATGCCCAGGTAGTCCCTGGCCTCGGCCTGCGGGGGCACCGGCAGGGCCACCTCGGGAAAGCGATCGCCGAAGGCGATCAGCCGCCCCTGCTGGGCAGAGGCGGCGCCGGCGAGGCCGAGGGTCGCCAGCACCAGCAACAAAATTATCGAAAAACGACCTGCCATCCTATCCTCCCTGGTAAATTGCGGCGCCGACCATCCAAAGAAGACGCCTGAAACACTCGATTTCACTAGCTTCGAAAGCTGCCTGGGCACACTTGCCCCGCCTCCCGGGGATCCCGCAAGAGAACCGGAAAGCGGTTTTTTTTCTCCCTGGCCTGGCTAAACGGAGCCGTCTCCGGTATCCTCTTGCCGCAAACGCCCCTTCGGACCATGCATTTTCTGTCCCCCGACCCAAGGACATCTCCATGACAGCCGACGCCAAGATCGACATCAACGCCCTGGAAAAACCCTGGGAAAACCTCCACGAGCTGGTCACCGCCGGCGAGGCGGAGCCGCTGCTGGCCTTTCTCGACCTGATGAGCCCCACCGAGACGGCCCTGGCCATCTCCCGCCTGAGCTCCGAGGACCAGAGCCGCCTGCTGACCCTGCTTTCCCCGGCGGATGCGGCGGAGGTGCTCGAGGACATCTCCGAGACCCAGGCGGCGGACATGATCGAGGAACTGTCACCGGCCCACGCCGCCGCCATCCTCGAGGAACTCGACAGCGACCACATCGCCGACCTGCTGGGGGACATGGACGAGGACAGCGCGGCGGCCATCCTCGACAACATGGCCCCCGAAGAAGCCGAGGAGGCCCGCCAGTTCCTCGAATATCCGCCCGATACCGCCGGGGGGCTGATGATCTCCGAATGCCTCGCCTACCGCGAGGAGCAGCGCATCAGCGACGTGCTGACCGACCTGCAGGCCAACCGGGAAACCTACGCCGACTACAACGTGCAGTACCTCTACGTGACCGACGAGCGGCAGCGGCTGCGCGGGGTGCTGCGCATGCACGATCTGCTGTTTCCCGTGCACGCCGCGCCGCTGAGCCAGCTGATGATCCGCGACCCGCACAAGGTCCGGGTGGACGCGGGGCTGGACCGGCTGCGGGACTTTTTCGAGGAGCACCGCCTCTTCGGCGCCCCGGTGGTGGACGAGCAAAACCGCCTGCAGGGAGTGGTGCTGCCCGAAGCGGTGGAGGAGGCAGGCCGCAAGCGTTCGGTCAGGCAGTTTCTCGGCCTCAGCGGCATCATCGGTGGCGAGGAATTCCGCAGCATGCCGCTGCTGGTGCGCTCGGGCCGCCGCCTGTCGTGGCTGAGCCTGAACATCGTGCTCAACATCATCGCCGCCAGCGTCATCGCCATCTACCAGGACACCCTGGCGGCGGCCATCGCCCTGGCGGTGTTTTTGCCCATGGTCAGCGACATGAGCGGCTGTTCGGGGAACCAGGCGGTGGCGGTCAGCATGCGCGAGCTCTCCCTCGGCCTGGTGCGCCCCGGCGAGTTGCTCCGGGTCATGGCCAAGGAGGCGAGCCTCGGCGTCGTCAACGGCCTGGCCCTGGGCCTGCTGCTGGGGGCCGTGGCCTTTTTCTGGAAGAACAACTACTACCTGGGGCTGGTGGTCGGCGGCGCGCTGGCCGCCAACACCCTGGTGGCCGTGACCCTCGGCGGGCTGCTACCGCTGCTGCTCAAGCGCCTGAAGATGGACCCGGCCCTGGTCTCCAGTCCGCTGCTGACCACGGTCACCGACATGGCCGGCTTCTTTTTCGTGCTCAGCTTCGCTACCGCGGTCCTGCCGCGGCTGAGCGGGGGGTGAAAAACCCGGGAATCCAGGAGCCAGAATCCAGAATTCTGAAAACTCATTGCCGAATCAGCAGACAGGCGAACTCGGTGAGTTTGGTCACCCCGCGCTGCTGCAGCCCCTGGTGGGTCGGCAGGGCATCCTCCTCGGCCAGCAGTTCCACGGCAAAGGCCGGGTGGAAAAGCTCGCGGATCTGCGCGATGGGCACGGCGAAGGGCGGGCCTGCGGCCTGCTGCTGGTCGTAGTCGTAACTGACCAGCAGCACCCGGCTGCCGGAGGGGAGCAGTTCGGCCATGCGGGCGGCGTAGGGGCCGCGCATGGCCGGCGGCAACGCCACCAGCGAGCCGCGGTCGTAGGCGGCCCTTGCCCCGCCGAGATGGTCCCGCGAAATGGCGAACAGGTCTCCGCAGAACACCTCGATTTCCCCACTGCGGTAGTGGCTCAACTCCGCACCAACCTCCTGCCGGGTGACGGCCAGGCGGTTTTCGGCGAAAAAGGCCTCGACCCCCTGCCGGCTCAGCTCCACCCCGACCACCCCGGCCCCCTGGCGGGCAAGCCAGAGCAGATCCGGGCTCTTGCCGCACAAGGGGACGAAAACCCGCTCACCGGGGCCCGTTTGCAGGCGGGAAAAAAACCG
This window encodes:
- a CDS encoding TlpA family protein disulfide reductase; the protein is MAGRFSIILLLVLATLGLAGAASAQQGRLIAFGDRFPEVALPVPPQAEARDYLGIAPGESFALSGVKAELVLVELLNVHCLHCQMQTRPYNRLVELIEENPATRGRIKLLAVAVGNVPEEVGAFVEKFQVRFPVLPDPRFTIYRALGGQATPFSIYVRQDRPGSEGVVAGTHLGTNFDHEQLLAELQRLAGADLEELRRQGEAAVKVRSAVTSMFSEQELDLRVRNAFINTGGRILNVMPLDLRSGRRVYTALMQQGEERRRLFAEVTSRSAVCDICHDVHFIYVFEPTGKVVGFEPLHLTKYKNHVWTAAEVEIMRRRVVGTYLSAPPPFDPKIDAVTSATMTSAIIFDSLAQGEALLAELREKGLIAVP
- the mgtE gene encoding magnesium transporter, which translates into the protein MTADAKIDINALEKPWENLHELVTAGEAEPLLAFLDLMSPTETALAISRLSSEDQSRLLTLLSPADAAEVLEDISETQAADMIEELSPAHAAAILEELDSDHIADLLGDMDEDSAAAILDNMAPEEAEEARQFLEYPPDTAGGLMISECLAYREEQRISDVLTDLQANRETYADYNVQYLYVTDERQRLRGVLRMHDLLFPVHAAPLSQLMIRDPHKVRVDAGLDRLRDFFEEHRLFGAPVVDEQNRLQGVVLPEAVEEAGRKRSVRQFLGLSGIIGGEEFRSMPLLVRSGRRLSWLSLNIVLNIIAASVIAIYQDTLAAAIALAVFLPMVSDMSGCSGNQAVAVSMRELSLGLVRPGELLRVMAKEASLGVVNGLALGLLLGAVAFFWKNNYYLGLVVGGALAANTLVAVTLGGLLPLLLKRLKMDPALVSSPLLTTVTDMAGFFFVLSFATAVLPRLSGG
- a CDS encoding thiopurine S-methyltransferase, translated to MDKQFWINRWEKNELGWHMTSEHPYLRRFFSRLQTGPGERVFVPLCGKSPDLLWLARQGAGVVGVELSRQGVEAFFAENRLAVTRQEVGAELSHYRSGEIEVFCGDLFAISRDHLGGARAAYDRGSLVALPPAMRGPYAARMAELLPSGSRVLLVSYDYDQQQAAGPPFAVPIAQIRELFHPAFAVELLAEEDALPTHQGLQQRGVTKLTEFACLLIRQ